Proteins from one Micromonospora sp. M71_S20 genomic window:
- a CDS encoding glycosyltransferase family 4 protein: MSRTLLITNDFPPRPGGIQSFVHNLAVRQPAGSVVVYASTWRGAEKFDADQPFEVVRDRTRVLLPTPLVARRAARLARAYDCDTVWFGAAAPLGLLAAGLRRRTGIRRAVAQTHGHEVGWAALPAARAALRRIGRGVDVTTYLGEYTRVRLERALHGVTELHRLAPGVDVDAYHPSVDGEPVRLRLGLADRPVVVCVSRLVPRKGQDMLIRAMPEIRRRVPDAALLVVGGGPYRATLEKLARQTGVDRDVVFTGSVPSAELPAHYAAGDVYAMPCRTRNRGLDVEGLGIVYLEASATGLPVVAGDSGGAPDAVREGETGFVVRGRDVAQLADRVATLLADRDLARQFGAAGRAWVEREWRWEAQAQRMAALLAG, encoded by the coding sequence ATGAGCCGTACGCTGCTGATCACCAACGACTTCCCGCCCCGTCCCGGCGGGATCCAGTCCTTCGTGCACAACCTCGCGGTGCGCCAGCCCGCCGGGTCGGTGGTCGTCTACGCCTCGACGTGGCGGGGCGCGGAGAAGTTCGACGCCGACCAGCCGTTCGAGGTGGTCCGGGACCGCACCCGGGTGCTGCTGCCCACGCCGCTCGTGGCCCGCCGGGCCGCCCGCCTGGCGCGCGCGTACGACTGCGACACGGTGTGGTTCGGCGCGGCGGCCCCCCTCGGGCTGCTCGCCGCGGGCCTGCGCCGCCGGACGGGCATCCGTCGGGCGGTGGCGCAGACCCACGGGCACGAGGTCGGCTGGGCCGCGCTGCCGGCCGCCCGGGCCGCGTTGCGGCGGATCGGGCGCGGCGTCGACGTGACGACCTACCTGGGCGAGTACACCCGGGTGCGGCTGGAGCGGGCGCTGCACGGGGTGACCGAGCTGCACCGGCTCGCCCCCGGGGTGGACGTGGACGCCTACCACCCGTCGGTCGACGGCGAACCGGTCCGGCTCCGGCTCGGGCTGGCCGACCGCCCGGTGGTGGTCTGCGTGTCCCGGCTGGTGCCGCGCAAGGGGCAGGACATGCTGATCCGGGCGATGCCCGAGATCCGTCGCCGGGTGCCCGACGCCGCGCTCCTCGTGGTCGGGGGCGGGCCCTACCGGGCCACGTTGGAGAAGCTGGCCCGCCAGACGGGCGTCGACCGCGACGTGGTCTTCACCGGCTCGGTGCCGTCGGCGGAGCTGCCGGCCCACTACGCCGCCGGCGACGTCTACGCCATGCCCTGCCGCACCCGCAACCGGGGTCTCGACGTCGAGGGGCTCGGGATCGTCTACCTGGAGGCCTCCGCGACCGGCCTGCCGGTGGTCGCCGGCGACTCCGGCGGCGCGCCGGACGCGGTCCGCGAGGGCGAGACCGGTTTCGTGGTCCGTGGCCGCGACGTCGCCCAGCTCGCCGACCGGGTGGCCACGCTGCTCGCCGACCGGGACCTGGCCCGCCAGTTCGGCGCGGCCGGTCGCGCGTGGGTGGAGCGGGAGTGGCGCTGGGAGGCGCAGGCGCAGCGGATGGCCGCCCTGCTCGCCGGCTGA
- a CDS encoding bifunctional diguanylate cyclase/phosphodiesterase: MTQAQLEALLQRLTEELAAALLAEPIDLRVGHRVGTELVAAHIASAEALGRTVEVVQLRLARDLGLVEEEVEDRLARLLAAVTTGYARALRDRTLDEQETIRRAAMTARAEAERALRSSEARFRHQATHDPLTDLPNRTLLTERLRAAIDSPTGGAARLGVCFLDLDRFKVVNDSHGHQVGDGLLVAVADRLRRALDGHLVARLGGDEFVVLVEGTTGTDDAVAVAEAALAAVREPVLVDGHELSVSASIGIVEREVAGTSPGDLMRAADSTLHWAKAAGGDRWALYDADRDRQDLARYALSAAIPAALERGEFYLDFQPLTSLRDGRVLGMEALVRWRHPQLGVLRPDSFIGLAEETGLIVPLGGWVLAEACRQAESWAVDAGPAPFVSVNLAVRQVRRAGLVQEVRALLRHTGLSPERLQLEITESTMMSTAEEPVRALRVLADLGVRIAIDDFGTGYCNLAYLRDLPVTELKVAGQFVAGLQAPEARADERILASLVSLAHALDLTVTAEGVETAGQAERLRAIGCDAGQGWHFGRPGSAERVLARLR, encoded by the coding sequence ATGACCCAGGCCCAGCTCGAGGCGCTGCTGCAACGCCTCACCGAGGAACTCGCGGCGGCGCTGCTGGCCGAGCCGATCGACCTGCGGGTCGGGCACCGGGTGGGCACCGAGCTGGTGGCCGCCCACATCGCCTCGGCCGAGGCGCTGGGCCGCACGGTCGAGGTCGTCCAGCTCCGGCTGGCCCGCGACCTGGGGCTGGTCGAGGAGGAGGTCGAGGACCGGCTGGCCCGGCTGCTGGCCGCCGTGACCACCGGGTACGCCCGCGCGCTGCGGGACCGGACGCTGGACGAGCAGGAGACGATCCGCCGGGCCGCGATGACCGCCCGGGCGGAGGCCGAGCGGGCGCTGCGCAGCAGCGAGGCGCGCTTCCGCCACCAGGCCACCCACGACCCGCTGACCGACCTGCCCAACCGCACGCTGTTGACGGAGCGCCTCCGCGCGGCCATCGACTCGCCCACCGGGGGCGCGGCGCGCCTCGGGGTCTGCTTCCTCGACCTCGACCGGTTCAAGGTGGTCAACGACTCGCACGGGCACCAGGTCGGCGACGGGCTGTTGGTGGCCGTGGCGGACCGGCTCCGCCGGGCCCTCGACGGGCACCTGGTCGCCCGTCTCGGCGGGGACGAGTTCGTCGTCCTGGTCGAGGGCACCACCGGCACCGACGACGCCGTCGCCGTGGCCGAGGCCGCACTCGCGGCGGTACGCGAGCCGGTGCTGGTGGACGGGCACGAGCTGAGCGTCTCGGCGAGCATCGGCATCGTCGAGCGGGAGGTCGCCGGCACCTCCCCCGGTGACCTGATGCGGGCGGCCGACAGCACGCTGCACTGGGCGAAGGCCGCCGGTGGCGACCGCTGGGCGCTCTACGACGCCGACCGGGACCGCCAGGACCTGGCCCGCTACGCGCTCTCCGCGGCCATCCCCGCGGCGCTGGAGCGGGGCGAGTTCTACCTCGACTTCCAGCCGCTGACGTCGCTGCGCGACGGCCGGGTGCTCGGCATGGAGGCCCTGGTGCGCTGGCGGCACCCGCAGCTGGGCGTCCTGCGGCCCGACAGCTTCATCGGGCTGGCCGAGGAGACCGGGTTGATCGTCCCGCTCGGCGGCTGGGTGCTGGCCGAGGCGTGCCGGCAGGCCGAGAGCTGGGCCGTCGACGCCGGGCCCGCCCCGTTCGTCAGTGTCAACCTGGCCGTACGGCAGGTGCGCCGCGCCGGTCTCGTCCAGGAGGTACGCGCGCTGCTGCGGCACACCGGGCTGTCGCCGGAGCGGCTTCAGCTGGAGATCACCGAGAGCACCATGATGAGCACCGCCGAGGAGCCGGTCCGGGCGCTGCGGGTGCTCGCCGACCTGGGCGTCCGGATCGCCATCGACGACTTCGGCACCGGCTACTGCAACCTCGCGTACCTGCGGGACCTGCCGGTGACCGAGCTGAAGGTGGCCGGGCAGTTCGTGGCCGGGCTGCAGGCACCGGAGGCCCGGGCCGACGAGCGGATTCTCGCCTCGCTCGTCTCGCTGGCCCACGCGCTGGACCTGACCGTCACCGCCGAGGGCGTGGAGACCGCCGGGCAGGCCGAGCGGCTGCGGGCGATCGGCTGCGACGCCGGCCAGGGCTGGCACTTCGGCCGCCCGGGCTCCGCCGAGCGCGTCCTGGCCCGCCTGCGCTGA
- a CDS encoding SAM-dependent methyltransferase, translating into MQRPDWAPDEIDIERPSVARMYDYYLGGSHNFAVDRAAAQAMVAAVPEAPLMAQANRAFLRRAVQFLLDAGVRQFLDVGSGIPTVGNVHEIAQRDAPDARVVYVDVDPVAVAHSREILEGNDRAVVVQEDLRHPERIVAHPDVRRLLDFDQPIAVMIVAVLHFVPDDDRPAELLRTLREALAPGSYLVLSQASGDGRGDDERADAERVYRRTDNPLWIRSRGELTALFDGFELVDPGVVWVPQWRPESPDSAEDAERAAFIGGVGRLGG; encoded by the coding sequence ATGCAGCGGCCGGACTGGGCACCCGACGAGATCGACATCGAACGCCCCAGCGTGGCCCGCATGTACGACTACTACCTCGGCGGCTCACACAACTTCGCGGTCGACCGGGCGGCGGCCCAGGCGATGGTGGCGGCGGTGCCGGAGGCCCCGCTGATGGCACAGGCGAACCGGGCGTTCCTCCGCCGGGCGGTGCAGTTCCTCCTCGACGCCGGCGTCCGGCAGTTCCTGGACGTCGGCTCGGGCATCCCGACCGTCGGCAACGTGCACGAGATCGCCCAGCGCGACGCCCCCGACGCCCGCGTGGTCTACGTCGACGTGGACCCGGTGGCGGTGGCCCACAGCCGGGAGATCCTGGAGGGCAACGACCGCGCCGTCGTGGTGCAGGAGGACCTGCGCCATCCCGAGCGCATCGTCGCCCACCCCGACGTCCGCCGGCTGCTCGACTTCGACCAGCCGATCGCCGTGATGATCGTGGCGGTGCTGCACTTCGTGCCGGACGACGACCGGCCGGCCGAGCTGCTGCGGACGCTGCGCGAGGCGCTGGCGCCGGGCAGCTACCTGGTGCTCTCGCAGGCCAGCGGCGACGGCCGTGGCGACGACGAGCGGGCCGACGCCGAGCGGGTCTACCGGCGGACCGACAATCCGCTGTGGATCCGCAGCCGTGGCGAGCTGACCGCCCTCTTCGACGGCTTCGAGCTGGTCGACCCCGGCGTGGTCTGGGTGCCGCAGTGGCGCCCGGAGTCCCCCGACAGCGCCGAGGACGCCGAGCGGGCGGCCTTCATCGGCGGCGTCGGGCGACTCGGTGGGTGA
- a CDS encoding response regulator transcription factor, translated as MTTSPTPATRTKVLLVDDHDLIRKGLRHAFERDRQFEVVGEAATAAEGVRQAGALQPDVVIMDLRLPDGSGLEATRALRKSSASMGIVVLTMYAGDDQLFGALEAGASAFVPKTAPADEVVAAARHAASSPSAFTAADLAEAMKRRLAPSGPQLSPREGQVLRLLADGMSVAGIAKQLFVSESTAKTHISKLYEKLGAANRAQALMTALRLGLLEAPDAPKF; from the coding sequence ATGACCACAAGTCCGACACCGGCCACCCGTACCAAGGTCCTCCTTGTCGACGATCACGACCTGATCCGCAAGGGCCTGCGGCACGCGTTCGAGCGCGACCGGCAGTTCGAGGTCGTCGGGGAGGCCGCCACGGCGGCGGAGGGGGTACGCCAGGCGGGTGCGCTGCAGCCGGACGTGGTGATCATGGACCTGCGGCTGCCCGACGGCAGCGGCCTGGAGGCCACCCGGGCGCTCCGCAAGTCGAGCGCCTCGATGGGCATCGTCGTGCTCACCATGTACGCCGGCGACGACCAGCTCTTCGGCGCCCTGGAGGCCGGGGCCAGCGCCTTCGTGCCCAAGACCGCGCCGGCCGACGAGGTGGTCGCCGCCGCCCGGCACGCCGCCTCCTCCCCCAGCGCCTTCACGGCCGCCGACCTGGCCGAGGCGATGAAGCGCCGGCTGGCCCCGTCCGGTCCGCAGCTCTCCCCCCGCGAGGGGCAGGTGCTGCGGCTGCTCGCCGACGGGATGAGCGTGGCGGGCATCGCGAAGCAGCTCTTCGTCAGCGAGTCCACCGCCAAGACCCACATCTCGAAGCTCTACGAGAAGCTGGGCGCGGCCAACCGGGCCCAGGCGCTGATGACCGCGCTGCGGCTCGGTCTGCTCGAGGCGCCGGACGCCCCGAAGTTCTGA